From the Catalinimonas alkaloidigena genome, the window AGAACCGGTTGACGGTCACGCGGGCGGTCAGGGGATTGTCCGCGCTCACCAGCCACTGGGCCAACCCGAGTCGGTTACGCGGCAGCGTCTCCGGGAAGTCGGCTAGGGCATGGGGCACACCAGGCGTCACCGTATCGCCTTTCACGAGCCAGTTGCCCCGTTCGAACTGTTGGGTCGTGCGGAAAAAGTCGTCGGGATTTTCGTACAGAATGGGCGTCCGGTCGCCCTCGTTCAACAAGGCCAGCAGGGTATCTTTCACCGGACCGAATCCCGGTTGGGTGGCGCCGGGCAGAACGTCGCCGAATACAACCCATTCCAGTTGTGCCACGTTGCCGGTCGGGCGGCGCGGGTCGTGAAACACGAAGTATACGTCGTGAATACCCGGGGTCGGCTGCAAGGAAATGAGCGTCGTCTGAAAACGCTCTCCCTTTTCCGAAAACGCGAGGGTACCCAGCAGTGGCCCGTCGGCGGCGTCGCACCGGAGTTCAATGCGTCCGCCGGGCTGGCCTCGGGTATGACGAATCAGTGCCTGAGACGCACCGCGCAGGGGCAGGTGCGGAATGCGCGCAAAGCCTTGATGATCAACGGCCAAGTACTTGTTGTCCGACAGGGCAGCTTTGGTCAGGCTATCGAACGAATGCGGGTGAACTTTAGGCTCGGTGATGCGCAACGTCCGGTCGAGAGTGGCCAGTTGTGTGGCTACGTGCTGCGGGGCTGTGTGCTGCGCTACCCAACGGCGGAGGCTGGCCAGCTTGCTGCTGTCTTCCGGTGCAAACTGCTTCAGGGTGGGCGACTCGTCAGGGACGTCTTCGTCGCGGGTGTTGTTGAAAAACGCCATCAATTGGTAGTACTCTTCGTGCCGAAACGGATCGTACGGATGGCTGTGGCACTGCACACAGCCCATCGTGGTGCCCTGCCACACTTCCCAGGTGGTGTTGACCCGGTCGAGGATGGCCGCCGTGCGAAACTCTTCATCATCGGTCCCGCCTTCGTCGTTGTTGGTCGTGTTCCGGTGAAAGGCCGTGGCGATCAACTGGGTGTCGGTCGGGTGCGGCAACAGATCTCCTGCCAGCTGCTCTCGGGTGAACTCATCAAACGGCTTGTCGGCGTTGAACGCCCCGATCACGTAGTCGCGAAAGCGCCAGATGTTGCGGTGCTGGTCTTTTTCGTAGCCTTTGGTGTCGGCATAACGCGCCAGATCGAGCCAGAGGGACGCCCAGCGTTCGCCAAAGTGGGGAGAGGCCAGCAGGCGATCAACCACCTTTTCGTACGCGTCCGGCGAGGTATCCTGTTGAAACGCCTGTACGTCTTCCCAGCGCGGCGGGAGGCCGGTCAGGTCCAGACTTACGCGGCGCAGCAAGGTGGCCCGGTCGGCTTCGGGATTGGGGCGGAGCCCGGCCGCCTGCAGACGCGACAACACAAACTGGTCCAGCGCGTTACGGGCCCATCCCGACGTATCGGGCGGGGCCTCTGCCGACCGGGGAGGAAGGTAAGCCCAGTGATCTTCCCAGGCGGCACCTTGTTTGATCCACTGCCGCAGCGTCTGAATTTCGGCTTCGCTCAGCGGTGGGGCGTCTAGCGGCATGCGTTCCTCCGGATCGTGCAACGTCAGGCGGCGGATAAATTCACTGCCGTCCGGATCGCCTGGAACAATGGCCGGCTTGCCCGATTCGGTCGGAGCCAGCGCTTCTTCCCGAAACAGCAGGCTGAACCCGCCGCTGCGCTTTACGCCACCGTGGCAGGCAATGCACTGCTGGTTGAGAATGGGCCGGACGTCGGCGTTGAAGTCCAGCGGTGGCTCGCGGTGCAACAGCGCATAACTGCCGATGCCCGCGGCGAGGGCCAGACCGGTACTCCAGAGCCAGGTGGTGGGTTTTAGCGGCATGGGGGCGACAGGTTAGATCCGTTCCAGCATGATGGGGTACGTATGATCGGCGTTCCACTGGCAGACGTACAGATTCTGGTCCCGGTCGACGCATACGTCGTGGCAATGTTTGAAAACGGGTTGGGCCTGCACCATGAGTTGCAGTTCGTCCCCGTCGTAGCGGGGGGGCGTGCCACCGGGGTTGGACACCACGCGGTTCTGCCGGTCGAGAATGGTCACAAACCCGCTGTCGGGCGTTTGGTTCAGGTACCGCAGGCGCGACCAGCAGACGCCGGCGTAAAGCGTGTCGCCGTCGATGACCGGTCTGCACACAAAAGCACCTGGCAGAAAAATCGTCTCCAGGTACTCACCCGCCAGGGTAAAGCGTTTAAAGGCATTGTGCACGCGCGAAGTACAGAGTAGTGTCGGGGCGCCCTGACGTGTGTCGATCGTGACGCCGTGCACGGTGTCGAACTGTGCATCGTCGTTGCCTTTGCCACCAAAGTGCCGGAGGAAATGACCCTGGGCATCGAACTGCAACACAAACTGCGAACCGTATCCGTCGGCCACGTACACGTCGCCGTTCGGCGCGACGGCCGTTTCGGTCGGCTTGTAGGGCATGTCTTGCGTGTAGAGGCCCAGCTCGTGCGGAGTAGGCAGCGTACGAATCGATTTTCCTGCCAGCGTGGTTTTGAGCACTTTCCCCTCTTGCGGATCGCACAGCCACAGTACTTCCCCATCGCCTTCGTCAGCGAGCGTCAGGCCGTGCCCCCCGGGCAGTTGCAACGTCCAGGTGGCGAGGAGCTTGCCGGAGCGGTCATAAATAATGATGTTGTTTTTGGGCTCGTCGGTGATCATCAGCAAACGGCCCTTGCGGTCCTGAACCATTTCATGGCAGTTGATCACCGGCGTGCGTGCGGCGTCGAGCGCGCCCCAGTTCCGGTGTACCCGGTAGCGAAAGTCGCCGTGGCCGATGACGTCCGGGGCCGGGGGACGAGAAGACTTCGGGAGCACGGGCGAGGCAGCCGCGGCCCAACCGGGGGCCAGGCAGGTGCCGGTCGTCAGGGTAGCTCCAAGTTTGAGGAAAGAGCGGCGGGTGGTGGCGGAGGTTTGCATAAAATGGCAGAGGTTGTGGAACGACGAAGGCCTTGCGCCTGCCTGACTACGATCCGCAACAGGACCGGGAACCACGGTGCGTTTTTAGGAATCGGGTGGCGATTCGGCGCACGTCGCTAGGCTACTGCCAGGAGGCACGAGGGCTTCTTTACAAATGTTGGCATCTGCGGGCAAAAAGAGAATAGGCTATTTTATGGCATTGATGGACTATCTTACGGTAGACGTCGCTGCCGATGCGCTCTAAAAAAGACGTCGCGTGCGTTTCTGAAAAACACACGCGACGTTGAAATCAGAGGTTTCGGAGGGGGAGCGGTGGTTAGTGCGCCTACTGTGGCCACTCGACCAACCGGGAGGGATAGTACTGAATGTCCATGGCTTGCCAGCGTGGTGCGTGTTGGGCCAGCCGTGCCTTGTAGTCGTCCCAGTTGCGCAACTTCGCCGGCGTCCAGCCGATTTCCGCGTAGCCCGGCAGGCGGGGAAACACCATGTATTCTACATCTTGCAGATCCTCAATGGTTTCGGTCCACAAAGGGGCTTCTACTCCCAGAATCGACTCCTGCCCGACGCCGGGCATCAGGGTGGCGGGGTCCCAGGCGTACGCGCTGTCGACTTCGATGTAACCGGCCCAGTGTAGCCCCAGCGTGGTGGTAGAATCGTATTGCATGTCGAGGTAAGCTTTGGAGGCGGGCGAAAGAATGACCCGGCCCCCCTGCCGAACGGCATTGGTGGTGTTTTCGACGTTGGCCCACGACTGCACAATGGCACCGGGTACCAGGCTGGCGTGGGCGATTTCATCCCAGCCGATCACCTGTTTGCCGTGCTTTTGCACAATAGCCTGCACTTTGTTGACGAACGGAATGTAGTCCTCCATCTTCGTAACGTGCGACTCGTCGCCGCCGATGTGCAGGTACGGGCCTGGAGTGAGGGCGGCCAGTTCGCGCACCACATCGTCGATGAACTGGTACGTCACGTCTTTGTCGGTGCAGAAGGTACTGAAGCCCACTTCCGTCCCGGTGTAGAGTTCGGGCGCTTTGCCGTTGCAGTTCAGCTCGGGATAAGAGGCCAGCGCCGCATTGGTGTGGCCCGGCATGTCGATTTCAGGCACCAGGGTAATGTAACGCTGCCGTGCGTAATCGACCAGTTCCTGGTACTGTGCCTGGGTGAAGAAACCGCCTTCGCCGCCGCCCACCTCGGTGCTGCCGCCGTGTGCCGTCAGGTTGGGCCACGATTTGATTTCGATGCGCCAGCCCTGATCGTCGGAAAGGTGGAGGTGCAGTACGTTCATTTTGTAAGACGCCAGCCAGTCCAGGTACTGTTTTACGTCGTCCATACCCAGGAAGTGGCGACTGACGTCCAGCATGGAGCCGCGGTAGGCGTAGGTCGGCACGTCACGAATGGTGCCGGTAGCCAGCGAGAGCGGCGTGGTGCCTTCGCGGGTGGGTGGCAACAATTGCCGCAGGGTCTGAACACCATAAAACAAACCGGCCGGTTGGTTGGCCCGCAGGTGGATGCCCTCTTCGGCAATCGTCAGTTCGTACCCCTCTTCGCCCAGCGGGGTAGCATCGGCGCTCAGCGTGAGGTAAAGGTGTCCGGCGTCGGGGGCATCGGCGGTGGGGCGTACTTCCGGGGCTCGGCCCGTCAGGGATTGCAGTTGTTGTGCGAGGTGGTCGGCAATGGCTTTTACGTCAGGATGGCCTTCCTGGTAATAGACCGCGCTGTTTTCGGTCAGCAGAAACGCCCGGTGGGTCGCCTGGACCGACGCGGGTTTGGGGATCAGCGGTGCCTGCGAAAGGTCGGTCGTCACCTGTTCGGAAGTGGTCTGCGTAGCGCAGGAAACCGAAAAGGCCAGCAGAAAGGCGGACCAAAAGGCCCGGGTAATAAGGTGTGTACGGATCATGGAGTGATGGTTAGGAATAAAGTCCTGCCCCGCGGGGAGGCGGACCTCAGGCAAATATAAGAAGAGACCGCACGTATCGGGAAGGGCCTGCCGAAAGCCGTGCCGGGCAAACTAATTTGGGCAGCGTTTAGGGCGCAGGGGGCAGAATGCCTGTCTTTACTCTAAAGGCGACCCCGGCCAACCGCCACGTCTGCGCTTTTTTTCCTACGCAAACAAACCACCTGCACTCATGCACCACCTCACCGTCCGGCACATGCGAGCGTACCTGACTTTGCTGGTATGCCTGGTCTTCTCCGGTTCCCTGTTCGCGCAATCGGCCGCCCCACCCGTCGCCCTTTCCTGGCTGCACGAAACCGCTCCCACACAACCGGTCGGGGTGAGCTGGGGCGTACCGTGGGCCCGCGGCACAGTGAAGAAAAACCAGACGTTTACCCTGTCGAATGCGCAGGGCGAAACGCTGCCCCTGCAAACCTGGCCGCTGGCCTACTGGCCCGACGGGTCGTTGAAGTGGAGTGGGTTTGCTACGGTTGCGACAGGGGACGGATTTCAACTGGCGTTGGGAGCTGCCCCGGCGCAGCCCTCGCCCCTGCAGGTGGAAGAATCGGCCGAGGCGCTGCGCATCAACACCGGCACGCTGCGGTGTGTACTGCCCAAACAAGGCAGCGTCTTTCTCGATTCGCTGGTGGTGGAAGGTCGGGTGGTCGGTACCCGGGGCCAGCTGACGTGTGTACTGCAACAGGGGCCGGACGGCGAGGTGTGGGAAACCCCGGCACGCGAGCGGTACCGCAGCCGGGTGACGAAGGTAACGTTGGAGCAGCGCGGGCCTGTCCGGGCGGTGGTGCGGGTGGAAGGCGTCATGAAGGCGGAACACGGCGCACGGGAGTGGCTGCCCTTCAGCCTGCGACTCTATTTCTACCAGCAATCTGCCTCCGTGCGGCTGGTGCATACCCTGACCTTCGACGGCGACCAGGAGCGGGATTTCATCAAGGGGCTGGGCGTAACGTTCACGGTCCCAATGCGGGAGCAGCTCCACAACCGGCATGTCC encodes:
- a CDS encoding 6-bladed beta-propeller, with the protein product MQTSATTRRSFLKLGATLTTGTCLAPGWAAAASPVLPKSSRPPAPDVIGHGDFRYRVHRNWGALDAARTPVINCHEMVQDRKGRLLMITDEPKNNIIIYDRSGKLLATWTLQLPGGHGLTLADEGDGEVLWLCDPQEGKVLKTTLAGKSIRTLPTPHELGLYTQDMPYKPTETAVAPNGDVYVADGYGSQFVLQFDAQGHFLRHFGGKGNDDAQFDTVHGVTIDTRQGAPTLLCTSRVHNAFKRFTLAGEYLETIFLPGAFVCRPVIDGDTLYAGVCWSRLRYLNQTPDSGFVTILDRQNRVVSNPGGTPPRYDGDELQLMVQAQPVFKHCHDVCVDRDQNLYVCQWNADHTYPIMLERI
- a CDS encoding beta-N-acetylhexosaminidase, which encodes MIRTHLITRAFWSAFLLAFSVSCATQTTSEQVTTDLSQAPLIPKPASVQATHRAFLLTENSAVYYQEGHPDVKAIADHLAQQLQSLTGRAPEVRPTADAPDAGHLYLTLSADATPLGEEGYELTIAEEGIHLRANQPAGLFYGVQTLRQLLPPTREGTTPLSLATGTIRDVPTYAYRGSMLDVSRHFLGMDDVKQYLDWLASYKMNVLHLHLSDDQGWRIEIKSWPNLTAHGGSTEVGGGEGGFFTQAQYQELVDYARQRYITLVPEIDMPGHTNAALASYPELNCNGKAPELYTGTEVGFSTFCTDKDVTYQFIDDVVRELAALTPGPYLHIGGDESHVTKMEDYIPFVNKVQAIVQKHGKQVIGWDEIAHASLVPGAIVQSWANVENTTNAVRQGGRVILSPASKAYLDMQYDSTTTLGLHWAGYIEVDSAYAWDPATLMPGVGQESILGVEAPLWTETIEDLQDVEYMVFPRLPGYAEIGWTPAKLRNWDDYKARLAQHAPRWQAMDIQYYPSRLVEWPQ
- a CDS encoding DUF1553 domain-containing protein, which gives rise to MPLKPTTWLWSTGLALAAGIGSYALLHREPPLDFNADVRPILNQQCIACHGGVKRSGGFSLLFREEALAPTESGKPAIVPGDPDGSEFIRRLTLHDPEERMPLDAPPLSEAEIQTLRQWIKQGAAWEDHWAYLPPRSAEAPPDTSGWARNALDQFVLSRLQAAGLRPNPEADRATLLRRVSLDLTGLPPRWEDVQAFQQDTSPDAYEKVVDRLLASPHFGERWASLWLDLARYADTKGYEKDQHRNIWRFRDYVIGAFNADKPFDEFTREQLAGDLLPHPTDTQLIATAFHRNTTNNDEGGTDDEEFRTAAILDRVNTTWEVWQGTTMGCVQCHSHPYDPFRHEEYYQLMAFFNNTRDEDVPDESPTLKQFAPEDSSKLASLRRWVAQHTAPQHVATQLATLDRTLRITEPKVHPHSFDSLTKAALSDNKYLAVDHQGFARIPHLPLRGASQALIRHTRGQPGGRIELRCDAADGPLLGTLAFSEKGERFQTTLISLQPTPGIHDVYFVFHDPRRPTGNVAQLEWVVFGDVLPGATQPGFGPVKDTLLALLNEGDRTPILYENPDDFFRTTQQFERGNWLVKGDTVTPGVPHALADFPETLPRNRLGLAQWLVSADNPLTARVTVNRFWEQLFGTGLVETVEDFGTQGAKPSHPQLLDWLAVQFQQEYGWRIKPLLRTLVTSAAYRQASTFTPEKRELDPANRLLSRGPRVRLSAEMLRDQALAVSGLLSEKIGGPSVMPPQPDGIWQVVYSGMEWRQSEGEDAFRRGLYTYWRRSTPYPSMVTFDAPVREVCVSRRIRTNTPLQALVLLNDTVYVTAARALAHHAARHSAAPDEALRQAYRQALLREPDTRQLAVLRQLYDATLATYQQTPDEARRMLGLPATAAPPPSFATVAQSGNAPVPPLLHQASLTVVANALLNLDAFVTKE